The Acidimicrobiales bacterium genome includes a window with the following:
- a CDS encoding NRAMP family divalent metal transporter, producing the protein MAEEIRAPGVQTASPVLDDAHLGDIEGALGTIGQHDLAPRRSVRGRLLTLAAIVGPGLIVMVGDNDAGGVATYSQAGQNYGTSLLWTLLLLIPVLIVNQEMVVRLGAVTGVGHARLIIERFGKFWGAFSVGDLFLLNFLTITTEFIGVSLALSYFGVSKYWSVPIAAVALVAITASGSFRRWERFMLVFVAVNFMVIPLLVMSHPQVGPIVRDTFVPGIQGGVNSTSILLIIAIVGTTVAPWQLFFQQSNIIDKRITPRWINYERADTVIGSFVTVIAAGALVVTAAFAFRHTSLFGQFGDAGTVATGLAHQLGRTAGDLFAIILLNASIIGASAVTLSTSYAFGDVFGARHSLHRGIRDAKFFYATFALLVSLAASIVLIPGAPLGLITTSVQALAGVLLPSATVFLLLLCNDKAVLGPWVNRPWLNGVASVIVGTLLVLSLILMATTVITGIDVPLLLIALFAVLALALSVAGLMTLRSRGRVPAEPEEGAPRRETWRMPPLALVARPTWSRGRRFAMYTLRVYLVVAVVLLIVKSVQLGTGG; encoded by the coding sequence ATGGCTGAGGAGATCCGCGCCCCAGGGGTCCAGACGGCCTCGCCGGTCCTCGACGATGCCCATCTCGGCGACATCGAAGGGGCGCTGGGGACGATCGGCCAGCACGACCTGGCCCCACGCCGCTCGGTGCGGGGTCGGTTGCTCACGCTGGCCGCCATCGTGGGACCCGGCCTCATCGTGATGGTCGGAGACAACGACGCCGGCGGGGTGGCCACCTACTCCCAGGCGGGACAGAACTACGGGACCAGCCTCCTGTGGACGCTCCTGCTCCTCATCCCTGTCCTGATTGTCAACCAGGAGATGGTGGTGCGCCTCGGCGCCGTCACCGGTGTCGGCCACGCCCGGCTCATCATCGAGCGCTTCGGCAAGTTCTGGGGCGCTTTCTCGGTCGGCGACCTCTTCCTCCTCAACTTCCTCACGATCACGACCGAGTTCATCGGCGTCAGCCTGGCCCTCAGCTACTTCGGGGTGAGCAAGTACTGGTCGGTACCGATCGCCGCTGTCGCCCTCGTGGCGATCACCGCCAGCGGCAGCTTCCGCAGGTGGGAGAGATTCATGCTGGTCTTCGTGGCGGTGAACTTCATGGTCATCCCGCTGCTCGTCATGAGCCATCCTCAGGTCGGCCCGATCGTGCGCGACACCTTCGTGCCCGGCATTCAAGGAGGCGTCAACTCGACCTCGATCCTGCTCATCATCGCCATCGTGGGCACGACGGTCGCTCCCTGGCAGCTGTTCTTCCAGCAGTCCAACATCATCGACAAGCGGATCACGCCTCGCTGGATCAACTACGAGCGGGCGGACACCGTGATCGGCTCGTTCGTCACGGTGATCGCGGCGGGGGCACTCGTCGTGACGGCCGCCTTCGCCTTTCGGCACACCTCCTTGTTCGGCCAGTTCGGTGACGCGGGCACGGTCGCCACCGGCCTCGCCCACCAGCTCGGTCGCACCGCAGGCGACCTGTTCGCCATCATCCTCCTCAACGCCTCGATCATCGGCGCCTCGGCCGTCACCCTGTCGACGTCCTACGCCTTCGGTGATGTCTTCGGGGCCCGACACTCTCTGCATCGCGGCATCCGGGACGCCAAGTTCTTCTACGCCACCTTCGCCCTCCTCGTCTCTCTGGCCGCTTCCATCGTCCTGATCCCCGGCGCTCCGCTCGGTCTCATCACCACCTCTGTCCAGGCCCTCGCCGGCGTCCTGCTGCCGAGCGCCACGGTCTTCCTGCTCTTGCTGTGCAACGACAAAGCCGTGCTCGGCCCCTGGGTCAACCGCCCGTGGCTGAACGGCGTGGCCAGTGTGATCGTGGGGACCCTGCTCGTCCTCTCGCTCATCCTCATGGCGACCACCGTGATCACGGGGATCGACGTGCCACTCCTGCTCATCGCGCTGTTCGCCGTGCTGGCGCTGGCCCTCTCTGTGGCCGGGCTCATGACGCTCCGCAGCCGCGGTCGCGTGCCGGCCGAGCCAGAAGAGGGGGCACCGAGGCGGGAGACGTGGAGGATGCCGCCACTCGCCCTGGTGGCCCGGCCCACCTGGTCCAGGGGACGCAGGTTCGCCATGTACACCCTGCGGGTGTACCTCGTGGTGGCCGTGGTGCTGCTGATCGTGAAGTCGGTGCAGCTCGGCACCGGCGGCTGA
- a CDS encoding CBS domain-containing protein, translating into MATKVLHLSMVVKRPLVDRAGEKVGRIEDLIVRLGEDGAYPPIMGALAKIGGRELFVPIDQIAGIESGRVQLQGERLSLRRFERRPGEVLLGRDLSARHLINVVGARLVRANEIELACIDSRWAVVGVDASTRPVLRRLLPRPFRQRVEPGPILDWSSVEPFVGHVPTARLRLTHRKLARLHPAQIADLVEAASHDEGEEIIEAVGQDRELEADVFEELDPEHQQEFVQTRSDAEVAALLAKMAPDDVADFVTGLDQERRLPVLELLPTELERKVRSLLSYNPETAGGLMSPDFLAMPRSTPVSVALERVRTTEVPPEALGVVYVTDDAQCLCALTPLAGLVRADLAASIDDVAEHEPVMIRPDADVHEVVRKMTDYNLSVLPVVDDSCRMIGQITVDDVLELLQPSGWKGDFGLSAPD; encoded by the coding sequence GTGGCCACCAAGGTCCTCCATCTGTCGATGGTGGTGAAGCGCCCCCTCGTCGATCGAGCTGGCGAGAAGGTGGGCCGGATCGAGGACCTGATCGTTCGCCTGGGCGAGGACGGGGCCTACCCGCCGATCATGGGGGCCCTGGCCAAGATCGGTGGCCGAGAGCTGTTCGTGCCCATCGACCAGATCGCCGGCATCGAGTCAGGTCGGGTGCAGCTCCAGGGCGAGCGCCTGAGCCTGCGGCGCTTCGAGCGACGGCCAGGTGAGGTGCTGCTCGGGCGCGATCTCTCCGCCCGCCACCTGATCAACGTGGTGGGCGCCCGGCTCGTCAGGGCAAACGAGATCGAGCTGGCGTGCATCGACAGCAGGTGGGCGGTCGTCGGCGTCGACGCCAGCACCCGTCCCGTGCTGCGCCGCCTGCTTCCCCGCCCCTTTCGACAACGGGTCGAGCCTGGTCCCATCCTCGATTGGTCCAGCGTCGAGCCGTTCGTGGGTCACGTGCCAACGGCGCGGCTCCGCCTGACCCACCGCAAGCTGGCCCGCCTCCATCCCGCCCAGATCGCCGACCTGGTGGAGGCGGCCTCACACGACGAGGGCGAGGAGATCATCGAGGCGGTCGGCCAGGACAGGGAGCTCGAGGCCGACGTCTTCGAGGAGCTCGACCCCGAGCACCAGCAGGAGTTCGTGCAGACGCGCTCGGACGCCGAGGTGGCCGCCCTCCTCGCCAAGATGGCGCCCGACGACGTCGCCGACTTTGTCACCGGTCTGGACCAGGAGCGCCGGCTGCCGGTGCTCGAGCTGCTGCCGACCGAGCTCGAGCGCAAGGTGCGCTCGCTGCTCAGCTACAACCCGGAGACCGCGGGCGGCCTCATGAGCCCGGACTTCCTCGCCATGCCGCGCTCGACCCCGGTGAGCGTAGCCCTGGAACGCGTGCGCACGACCGAGGTCCCACCCGAGGCTCTCGGGGTGGTGTACGTCACCGACGACGCGCAGTGTCTGTGCGCCCTGACCCCCCTGGCCGGCCTGGTGCGAGCTGACCTTGCCGCCTCCATCGATGACGTCGCCGAGCACGAGCCGGTCATGATCCGGCCCGACGCCGACGTGCACGAAGTCGTTCGGAAGATGACCGACTACAACCTCAGCGTGCTACCGGTCGTCGACGACTCGTGCCGCATGATCGGCCAGATCACCGTGGATGACGTCCTCGAGCTGCTCCAACCCAGCGGTTGGAAGGGCGACTTCGGGCTGTCGGCGCCGGACTGA
- a CDS encoding acyl-CoA dehydrogenase family protein produces MDLTYPPEAKEFRVEIRAWLEANLPAGWGDPGFTMSTEERRAFNEQWTDKLREGGWICASWPKEYGGKGLSTMEQVVLNEEFDRAGAPMRADFFGDTLVGPTILQWGTDEQRRELLPKILSGEISWCQGFSEPDAGSDLASLKTRAELDGDEWVINGQKVWTTQAQHADYIFMLARTDPDVDKHAGISYLLVPMRQPGIEVRPIKQIDGSAEFNEVFFSNARAPRDNVVGGVNNGWKVAMTTLGFERGTSATTSHRRFQKELDHIVGVARKNGKSADPLLRQDLARAWSKVKIMEINGLRTLTSILKGDGSTVALGATNKIFWSEYHQEAMQLAIAILGMDGQILTGSTDDEFVPGIGRRRGSADYPVSPLQASFFFSRSETIWGGSAEIQRNIVGERVLGLPKEPKATGPSTEPKTSAA; encoded by the coding sequence ATGGATTTGACCTATCCGCCCGAGGCCAAGGAGTTCCGCGTCGAGATCCGAGCCTGGCTCGAGGCGAACCTGCCTGCTGGCTGGGGCGACCCCGGGTTCACCATGTCCACCGAGGAGCGCCGAGCCTTCAACGAGCAGTGGACGGACAAGCTCCGCGAGGGCGGCTGGATCTGCGCCTCCTGGCCCAAGGAGTACGGCGGCAAGGGCCTCAGCACGATGGAACAGGTCGTCCTGAACGAGGAGTTCGACCGCGCCGGCGCGCCGATGCGAGCCGACTTCTTCGGCGACACGCTGGTTGGTCCCACCATCCTGCAGTGGGGAACCGACGAGCAGCGACGGGAGCTTCTCCCCAAGATCCTCTCCGGAGAGATCTCCTGGTGCCAGGGGTTCTCCGAGCCGGACGCGGGATCGGACCTGGCGTCGCTGAAGACGAGGGCCGAGCTCGACGGTGACGAGTGGGTCATCAACGGCCAGAAGGTCTGGACGACCCAGGCCCAGCACGCCGACTACATCTTCATGTTGGCGCGCACCGACCCCGACGTGGACAAGCACGCCGGGATCTCGTACCTGCTGGTACCCATGCGCCAGCCTGGCATCGAGGTCCGACCCATCAAGCAGATCGACGGATCGGCGGAGTTCAACGAGGTGTTCTTCTCCAACGCCCGAGCACCTCGTGACAACGTGGTGGGCGGGGTGAACAACGGCTGGAAGGTGGCCATGACCACGCTCGGCTTCGAGCGGGGCACCTCCGCCACGACCAGCCACCGCCGCTTCCAGAAGGAGCTGGACCACATCGTGGGCGTGGCCCGGAAGAACGGCAAGTCCGCCGATCCCCTCCTGCGCCAGGACCTGGCCCGGGCGTGGAGCAAGGTCAAGATCATGGAGATCAACGGACTGCGGACCTTGACGTCGATCCTCAAAGGCGACGGCTCCACCGTGGCACTGGGCGCGACCAACAAGATCTTCTGGTCCGAGTACCACCAGGAGGCGATGCAGCTGGCCATCGCCATCCTGGGCATGGACGGGCAGATCCTCACGGGGTCGACCGACGACGAGTTCGTCCCGGGCATCGGCCGCCGCCGCGGCAGCGCGGACTACCCCGTCAGCCCGCTCCAGGCCTCCTTCTTCTTCTCCCGCTCGGAGACCATCTGGGGCGGCTCGGCCGAGATCCAGCGCAACATCGTGGGCGAACGGGTGCTCGGTCTACCCAAGGAGCCGAAGGCGACCGGGCCCAGCACAGAGCCGAAGACCAGCGCCGCATGA